In Nicotiana tabacum cultivar K326 chromosome 21, ASM71507v2, whole genome shotgun sequence, one DNA window encodes the following:
- the LOC107827528 gene encoding putative sodium/metabolite cotransporter BASS1, chloroplastic gives MQSFLSTPNTAKICYFNHTRLIHNNQYLTSTNYPLPFSPPPISLHFSNSYSPILVLNQKPKPTSQISRSISRPLLCANSSNAITADDNNSKKSLGDWIQTVGETISVLFPLWVALGCLIGLFKPNSFNWVKPQWTVTGITLTMLGMGMTLTFDDLRSALAMPKQLFCGFILQYSVMPLSGYFISKLLNLPSHYAAGLILVGCCPGGTASNIVTYIARGNVALSVLMTAASTLSAVVMTPFLTEKLAGQFVAVDAAGLFMSTLQVVLLPVLAGAFLNQYFKSLVKIVSPLMPPIAVATVAVLCGNAIAQSSSAILMSGQQVVLAAALLHASGFFFGYVLSRMLGVDVSSSRTISIEVGMQNSVLGVVLATQHFGNPLTAVPCAVSSVCHSIFGSALAGIWRRSVPDQVQQ, from the exons ATGCAGTCGTTTCTGTCAACACCAAATACTGCAAAAATCTGTTACTTCAATCACACAAGATTAATACACAACAATCAATATCTCACCTCTACAAATTATCCTTTGCCCTTTTCTCCACCCCCTATTTCACTTCACTTCTCAAACTCCTATTCACCAATTCTTGTTTTGAATCAAAAACCCAAACCCACTTCACAAATATCCAGGTCAATAAGTAGGCCCCTTCTGTGTGCAAATTCATCAAATGCCATTACTGCAGATGATAATAACAGCAAGAAAAGCCTCGGGGATTGGATCCAAACTGTTGGGGAGACCATTTCTGTCTTGTTTCCCTTGTGGGTAGCTTTGGGTTGCTTAATTGGGCTGTTCAAACCCAACTCCTTCAATTGGGTCAAACCCCAATGGACCGTGACGGGTATCACACTTACGATGCTTGGCATGGGAATGACTCTTACTTTTGATGACCTTCGTTCTGCTTTAGCTATGCCTAAACAGTTATTCTGCGGTTTCATCCTTCAGTACTCG GTGATGCCTTTATCAGGGTATTTTATTAGCAAGCTGTTAAATTTGCCATCCCATTATGCAGCAGGCTTGATATTGGTTGGCTGCTGTCCTGGAG GGACGGCAAGTAATATTGTCACTTACATTGCACG TGGCAATGTGGCGCTTTCAGTATTGATGACTGCTGCAAGTACCCTATCTGCTGTG GTGATGACCCCTTTCCTAACAGAGAAACTTGCAGGGCAATTTGTTGCAGTAGATGCAGCTGGACTTTTCATGTCCACTTTGCAG GTGGTTCTTCTTCCTGTCTTAGCTGGTGCATTTCTGAATCAGTATTTCAAAAGCCTTGTCAAAATTGTGTCTCCATTGATGCCCCCTATTGCTGTAGCAACTGTTGCAGTTCTTTGTGGAAATGCAATTGCGCAGAGTTCTTCTGCAATCCTCATGTCAGGTCAACAGGTTGTCTTAGCTGCTGCCCTTCTTCATGCATCTGGCTTCTTCTTTGGCTACGTGCTCTCAAGGATGCTTGGGGTTGATGTATCGTCCTCAAGGACAATATCTATTGAAGTCGGCATGCAG AACTCGGTTCTTGGAGTAGTTCTAGCCACTCAGCACTTTGGTAATCCACTTACTGCAGTACCATGTGCAGTTTCTAGTGTTTGTCACTCAATATTTGGCAGTGCCTTGGCTGGTATCTGGAGGCGTTCTGTTCCAGATCAAGTGCAGCAGTGA